The segment TCAAAACCTTCGAGAATACTTTCTTTTTCGACCTTGGCAGTGAGAAAGATAATGGGGACGTCATCATACTGCTGAACTTTCCGGATTTTTTCACAAACCTCAAATCCGGACATTCCAGGCATCATGACATCAAGAAGAATAAGATCAAATTCTTTTTTTTCAATCCAGGTAAGGGCTTTTTCACCGTCTAAAGCAAATTCAACTTTATATTCATTTTGTTTGAGAGTACTGCCTAATAATTGAAGATTCTTGGGGGTATCATCAACAATCAGGATTGTAAAATCATGGCCATCATGTATTTCCATATAATACAAAAGGATTGGTGAACACTTGTAAAATAGGGTAAAAACACTTTCGGGTTACGTTGGGGTCGTTAATATATGTTAATTAAATACTGTATTTCACATTTTTAAATCATTTAATTCATTTGCTTTACCATATTACGGTATAAAATTATAAAAAATATAATTCATTGATCAACATTTTTTTCTGTGTTAAATTTCGAAGTCATTCTCAAGCAGGTCTCATTAAATTACTATTTTTGCCTGGCAGGTCTATATATCTGTTCGACGGCCCAACATGTGTTAAGAATCTTAACCGGGCTTAACAATGAATTTATCATCCATATCCGGTTACTATGAATTATAAACAGGCAAAAAACATAAAGGGACTTGCCAGCCTGATAGGCAACACACCTTTATTGGCAATAGAATTCAAATATAAAGGGGAAGACCGTATTATTTATGCAAAGGCTGAGAATCATAACATGACCGGAAGCATAAAAGACCGGATGGCATTTTATATTTTACAGCAGGCCTATAATAAAGGTTTGTTGCAACCGGGTGACCGCATTATCGAAGCCACCAGCGGTAACACAGGGATATCTTTCAGTGCCATTGGCCGGGCTCTTGGCCATCCTGTGACCATATTCATGCCAGATTGGATGAGTAAGGAACGGATAAACCTCATTCGCAGTTTCGGTGCACAGATTAACCTGGTAAGTAAAGCAGAAGGAGGTTTTCTGGGCAGCATAAGCCGTGCAGAAGAATTGGCAGTATCTGAAGGCCATGCTTTTCTGCCTCAGCAGTTTTCGAATGCAGATAATATTAAAGCTCATTACATGACGACCGGGCCGGAAATCTGGTGGCAGATAAGGTACCGCAACATCATCCCTGATGCCTTTATCGCAGGTGTCGGAACAGGTGGAACTATTATGGGTGCAGGACGATACCTGAAAGAAATGAATCCTCAAATCAAGTTACATCCGCTTGAGCCTGCAAGCTCCCCAACACTATCAACAGGTCACAAGGTTGGAAAGCACCGTATTCAGGGAATATCCGATGAATTTATTCCCGCTATTGTCAACCTGAAAGAACTGGATGAGGTCGTGGCAGTCGACGATGGAGATAGTATCATCATGGCACAAAAGTTAGCGGTTATGGGACTTGGTGTCGGCATTTCATCCGGAGCCAATTTCATAGGAGCATTAAAAATACAGAATGAGTTAGGGAAAAATGCCGTCGTAGTGACCGTATTTGCTGACGATAATAAAAAGTACCTAAGCACAGACCTCTTCATGGATGAACCCATCAAAGACAATTTGCTTTCACCACATGTTCAACTCCTGGGGTTCAGATCATTCAAAAGGATCTGTTATACATGTTGTGATCCAATCGACTGCATTGAAGCCAATTTTCCGGATCCCGAATTCAAATATCCCCTTCCCTATTGTCCGAGAAGAGCATCGTCAAATGAAGAAGTAAAGAAATCAGAAAGGATGGATTAGTACTTTTTCCCAATGGAGGAACTTTGCGATTCAGCAACTTAATTTCGGTTTATGAACCGGGAGGGAGTACTCTCCTATTCACCAATATATTATTATTCAATTTATTATGATTTATTGTTAATCCAATCCGTGAAGTTTTCGTGAAGTGGTTGCTTTTGTCTTTTTTCTCCGTTAAAATCTGAATATCTTTGTGTTAATTTTATAACATAATACATGGAATTATCACCTTATCTTCAAAAAAATTGGTCAAAAATTGAGATTGATCATTTAAAATTCATCCTTGAACAGGCTGAAAAAACACTCAATGCAACTGTGGAAACAGCAAATGGTCATTCAAAAAAATCGGCCTGGATATTCGGACTTTTTTTAAGTATATTAATTGTTGTATTGGGATCATGGATTACTGGCGAAGTATCTGGTGAATATATGATATCCGGTATTCCATTCATCTGTAATGTAATCCTGATTTTATATTTTTCATTCCGTGCTCAAAAAATGTATTCAATCAATATACCGGGAACGAGAGCTGAAGGATTATTGACTGATGAATTCTTTGAACCATTTGAAGACCCTGCATTAGCCTATAAAAATATGATTCTATCAAAATGTATTGATTATGATGAATCAATTGTTGAAAACAGAATCATTAACAATCGACGCTTACAACGATTAGAGAAAGCAAGTAAGATGATTCTCATCATTCCTTGTTCAGTGCTTTTGAGCTTTCTCTTGTATCTACTCCTTTATTAGCACCAGCTCCCGACCTGTCTTCTTTTTCCTTACGCGGAAGATGAACTGGTTTTGGAATTGGTTTTGATGGCTGAGTTTTTTTAATGGCCATATTTCATCTGGATTAAGGTTTTAAGTCTTTAATAAGATATTTCTCCATCAATTTTATACCGCTTTCTAAACCACATTCGGTGAAGGGATTACTTTCAAACGCCTTAGTATAATATTCGATAGCTGGTTCCTGATGTTTTTTAATGGCTTCGGCTTGTTTTGCTGAACTGGACCATGAACTCATTTGGAGTGGTATCATTTCATAACATCTGGCAATCAGGAATAATGTTATCTGTTGTTTACTAATCTCTAAGGATAATTTTAAACTTTCAATCGCTTCATTAAATCGATTCAATAAATAATAAATAAATCCTTTTTGATAATAAGATTTAGCCTTAAGTATTTTATTAGTGAAAGTCATTTCTTTTTCAGGAATTGTTATTTGGATAGTACCGGAAAATGCATTAGATAGGTTAAGGAGCTCAAGGCATTGATTATATGATATATCGAAGCTTGCTTTTATTGAGTTTATTATACTTTCATATTGCGCCAGTTGTTGTGTTCCTGATGATGGTTTTAACTTTTTCGCATCTTCAATTTCATTTTTTATCACTTCAAATTGTGCATAGTGATTATAAGCTGAAAGCAGATACCAATACCCTTGCCTATCATTGACTGATAGGTTGGGATAGTTAAGGCTTAGGTCATTCGGATTTAATGGTTTTAGATTACCACATTGTTTACAAGTCTTAACCCTCTCATCATTTTCAAAAAAACATGAACAGATCCATTCCATAATTGATAATATTAAAAGAATAAATTATTTAAGCATTTCCTTTTGCGTTGCTGCATCGAAGTCGATGAATGGCTTTTTTAATAAGAAATGATATACATAAACGTTTGACTCACCAATTAGATAGGCTTGTACAAATTCCCATCCATCTTTTCCCATAAAATTTAAAGCATCAATCATTGAATTAAAGACAACCGGGTTTCCGGTTACCGGATCCTTGAGTTTTCGATTTTCAAAAAATTTTGTTTTTTGTCCAAAATCAATTTCTATTGTAACTTTATTGCTTAACATCTTGCTTTGACCGACTATTTCACAATATAGATATTTAGGAGGATTTTTTATGGTATTTGTATCAATCTGAATTGGTTCCTGGCTAAATAACTTACTAATTCCCCAAACCAGGAATATAGATAAGATTAGAATTCTTTTCATAATCAGTCTTTTATAAAGGTTTTTGCGATGGTAATCAATTGATCAGAATATTTATAAATATCATCAAGTGATGTCATTTCTGATTTGACTTCTTTTTTATTCTCATCGATGAATGCAATCTGTTTACTATTTTTGGTCAGATAAAGGCGGCAAACCGTATTCCTGATGGAGTTATCGATTAATATACTAAAAAATCTCTGAAAATCGCGATAGAATATCCGACTTGGATCTATACTTTGCCGGAGTATTGACTTAATGATGTAATAACCTTCAATCTCTTCCTCTGTTGTTTCAATGAGATTTTCTTTCGGTTGTTCAATTATTAATTTTTCCTCTTCCTGTTTGCCAGATTCTTTTTCTTTTATAAGTGCTGTTTTTAAGCGTTCGGTAATAATATCACTGATAAATTGTTGACATGAATTTTTAGTGATCTCGGTAAAAAGACCAATTACCTTTGTGGTTGCCTTCCCATCATAAACCTTAGCAATCATATACCTTATAAATTGTTCGGATGGTTGCCTGAATTCATTGGTAAGTAAATTTTTTATCTCATTTGAATATTTGAGAAAGCTTGCTGTATTGACAATATTATCAATGTTAAAATATGATTTATGGAATTTCTTCAGTTCCTCGACTTGAGAATCTTTGATTTCTAAAATATTAATATCAAGGAATGGCTTTTCATCCATCATATTTGATTGATCTAAATCAGTATAGAAGCGGTAGATGATACCATTAGTCAGTATGGCAAATTTTGCCCTGGTTACATTAAAATACCGGAGTAATTGGGTATTATGCACATCCAATTCATCTTTCCAATATTTACATTCGATAAGAATAATGGGGTGACCTCCACTCATAATGGCATAATCAACCTTTTCTCCTTTTTTAATTCCAATATCCGAGATAAATTCAGGTATAACTTCCTGGGGATTGAAAACATCATATCCTAATGCCTGAATAAATGGCATAATGAATGCATTTTTTGTAGCTTCTTCAGTAAAGGTAAGATCTCTGAGTTTTTCAACACGGTCGGCTAATTGTTTTAATTGGTCTTTGAAGTCCATGATATTATTTTTAAATGAATAAATAGGTCATTCTAAGCACTCCTTTAGCGTGGCTCTGAAATTTGCTAATGGCATTTATTTAATTCCTTTTCGAGATGTTCAAATTTTTTGATTGAGCAATGATCGTACTCTTGTCTTTGATTATCTCTTTAAGTTGCTCTATTAATTGTACCCGGTCATATTTTGATTCAAATTCCTGTCAGGTTTTTTCTTCTTCCTGCGCTAAATCGGAGGTATCATCTTCAAACCAGCTTACATTGCTCAAAAGTTAGCTACAACCTTAAAAGACGACAGTAACTGCTTAATCGCAAATTATGATAAAGCCATCCTTACCATTATAAATAAAATTCCAGTGGATTAAAATATCCCGCCCTATTAAGACATCAAAAGGTCCCTTAAGTGGACAGCATACAACCTGGACATCCTTTCCTTTACCCCAGTTAAATTGCAATCTGGCAAAATAAGCCGGTTGACTTTCCTCATTGTTTACTGATGTGACTTTTTGAAATCCTGTTTGAACAAGATTAAGTTGCTGAGCAATATCTGGAGTAATTACACAGCCAAAAGCACCAGTATCAATCAATGCACGGACTTGTATTGCCGGAACTGGCTTTCCATCTATAATGAGTTGATCGGCAACCGACTTTGGATGTGTAATTATAACTGGAATTATCGGGCCTCCATTCTGTAAAATAACATGTGGCGGTAATGGCCTAAGGACTTTTTTACCATCCTTCTCGACTTGTTGAAGTCCACCAAAATGAAAGGTATTTATCATAATATAGCGGCTGAAATAAAGTTTACCGGATTGGTTTCGGTTACATAGTGAACAAGGAAACTACCATCAATCCCATATGCTTTAATACCTTCTTCAGCAGCCACTTCATAAGTATCAAATGACCCGACAACTTCTTGCTTATACACAAGAATATATTTGTTTTTGTAAAGATTTAGAAGTTTTTCAAGGTTTTTATTCACAAACTCTTGGTTCTTGGTTAAGTTTTCGTTTGACATTTGACGATTTTTTATTTTACAATTTCAAAGTACAAATATACTATAAAAAAATTGATAAACCTAACCCTCAAAAAACTCTCATAAACCATGACTGACACTGTATTTAACTGAAAATAAATGCAGCAGCCAACAGACAGGTTTCTGTAATGCAGGTGGATATCCATACCTTTTTTTGTAATCCTCTCTGATTATGATTTTTATCCGTGGCATAAAATCCCGTGACGTTTTTGTGAAGCAAAATGGCAATAAACTTTAAGAATTGTATTTCAGAATCCCTTATGTGGTAAGGGGTTGAAATGCGCGCTTTCTCAGAGCGGTGAGAGATTTGTGAGTGGAGTGAACCTGGAGGGAGTCGAACCCCCAACCTTCTGATCCGTAGTCAGATGCTCTATCCAATTAAGCTACAGGTCCTATTGAGTGCAAATATACAATTTTTTTTACAAGTTACGAATGATTCATTTTCTGTATTGATTCCGTATTTTTGCAATATCAAGGTCAATATCATATTCCGTTGGTAAATCAATTGACGTTTACTTTCAAAGATCACACCGGGCTGGATATATACTGCTATAAATGGCATATTGTTACAGCAGGCGCTCCGCGGGCTATTATTCAGATTTCCCATGGAATGATGGAACATGCCGGCCGATATGCGTCGTTTGCGGAATTCCTGGTCAGGAATGGATATATCGTATATGCCAATGATCATCCCGGACATGGCAGGACGGCACGAAAACCTGAGGAACTTGGATATTTTGAAGGTAAAAAAGGTTGGTCACAGGTTATTGAAAATATGCATACCCTGGCCGCAATCATCAAGAAAGAAAATCCCGATATTCCTGTTTTCCTTTTCGGACACAGTATGGGAAGCCTGTTGTCGAGGTACTATATTTTCTCGAATCAGGATAAAATCGATGGTTTAATATTATCCGGTACAAACTATTCTCCAAAAATTCTTACCCTGTTGGGCACTGGTCTGGCTGCGGTGACAAGAGTACTCTGTGGCAAGCACCACCGGGACTATTTAATAAATTATCTGGCTTACAAACAATTTAACCGGCATTTCAAACCGTCGGAGACAGATTTTGACTGGCTCAGCTGCGATAAGGAATCGGTAAGGCGTTATGTCCATGATAATTTATGCGGATATCCGTCTACATCTGCGTTTTATTCTGGATTATTTTATGGTATGAGGGAGATCATTAAAAGAAAAAATATCAGCCGGATACCTAAGGATCTTCCGGTTTTTATCCTGTCAGGTGCATCGGATCCTGTCGGGGACTTTACAAAAGGAGTACTTAAAGTCAGAGATTTATACAGTCAGGCCGGATTAATAAATCTTACACTAAAAATATATTCTGACGGCAGGCATGAAATGTTGAATGAACTCAATAAAGAAGATGTCTACCATGATGTGATGATGTGGATCGAAAAACAGCTCTGATAATAATTCATTAATTGTAAATCACCGACAACACAAAGGATATTTCGGATGACATCTTTTGAAATTTTTGATAAATACTATCCGGAGGGTTCAGAAGCCCGGAAATATCTTTATATTCACAGCATCAGGGTGATGGAAGCAGCTTTGCTGATAGCGGAAATGAACGCCCACATGAATCCTGATCATGAAGTGATCCGCAGTTCTGCATTATTGCATGATATTGGAATCTTTATGACCGACGCTCCGGATATTGGCTGTCGCGGAACCTACCCATATATAGCCCATGGTTTTCTTGGCAGGGAGATACTTGAAAAAGAAGGATTAAAAAAGATTGCACCGGTATGTGAGCGGCATATCGGGGTGGGTATCTCCAAACAGGATATTCTGAAAAACGACCTGCCTCTCCCCCATCGAAACATGCTTCCGGTGACAGTCGAAGAAAAGATTGTCTGCTATGCAGATAAATTCTTTTCCAAGTCAGCAACAGATCTGACCCATCCCAAACCGATTGAAAAGATAAGGACAAGCTTACTCAAATATGGTGAAGATAAATGGATGCGATTTGAGGAGATGATGACCATGTTCGGAGTAAATTACCTGTATAATGACCTGTGATAAAGGATAGACAGCGCGATGCCTGTCATTTCCGGTTAAAAACTATTTCTCCCAGCCTTCATCAAAAACAAGCTCACCATTGACGAAGGTTTTAATGACCCTGACCGAAGGGATTTCTGCCTCGGGTATTGTCATGATGTCTTTATCCAGGATAACAAAATCGGCACATTTTCCCTCTATGATGCTTCCTGTTTCATTTTCCATGAAGCTACCTTTCGCAGCCCAGATGGTCATTGATTTCAGGGCTTCTTCGCGTGTCAGGGCATTTTCAGGCTGGAATCCACCCGGTGGGTATCCTTTGAGGTCTTTTCTGGTCACAGCGGCATAGAAAGTAAACAGCGGATTAATATTCTCTACCGGGAAATCCGTGCCATTCACCAGCCAACCATTTTGTGCCAGCAGATCATGATAGGCGTACGCACCTTTAATCCTATCTTTGCCGAGACGATCCTCAGCCCAGTACATGTCGGATGTAGCATGAGTGGCCTGAATTGAAGGGATGATATGATACTGGCCAAACAGCTTGAAATCTTCCTTTTTGACCACCTGGGCATGTTCAATGCGCCAACGGCGGTCATTAGGACCCATAAGGATATCCGCATAGACATGGAGCATGCATCTCACTCCGGAATCGCCGATGGCATGAGTATTGACCTGGTAATTTGCTGCATATGCTTTCTCACACATCGTTTTATAATAGGCCGGTGACTCTATCATCAGTCCATGACTATCAGGCTGGTCAGAATACGGTTCCAGGAGGACTGCACCGCGGGAACCCAGAGCTCCGTCGGCATACAATTTGACAGAACCCACGCGAAGCCGCTCAGTCTTATATACACCTTTATCCATAAATTGGGCGACATTCTCATCTGATGGTTCCATCATGGCATCGATGCGCATTTTAACGATTCCGGCTTGCTGAAGTGAATCGATAAGGTTTATTACACGATTCGACAAGCCGGCATCAGCGACCATGGTCAGTCCATATTTAAAACAATCATTTTGAGCAGTTTTCAATGCATCAATTTCCGTCTGACGGTTAGTTTCAGGTATTACTTTTGTGACCAGGTCAATGGCATTATCGGTAAGTATGCCGGTCAGTTGTCCATTTAAAATCTCTACTGTTCCGTCATTGACCCTCGTATCAGGGATTATACCGGCTCTTTTCAGGGCTTCGCTGTTTGCCAGGGCGGCATGTCCATCAACACGGGTTATCAGTACAGGTATGTTTGGAAAGACACTGTCGAGTCCGGTTTTATCAGGGAATTGTTTTACTGTCCAGACATTCTGATCCCATCCTCTTCCGCGAATCCATCCGCCGGTTGAATTCTGGTGGTGTTTTTTCAGTATATCCAGGATTTCCTGAAAAGAACCGGTACCCCGAAGGTTAGTCATGGTAAGAACATCAATGCCATACCCATAAAAATGGCAGTGACCGTCGATGAAGCCCGGGAAAATATATTTTTCTTTTGCATCTATCATTTGATCCGATGTGAACTTCTTCAGGATTTCTTTGTTTGAACCGGAAGCGGCGATTTTGCCATTTATCACTGCGAAGCTTTCTGCAAAAGGTGCTTTATCATCCAAGGTACAGACATGGGCATTGAAAATGATCAGGTCAGATCTCTCCCTGTGAGAGCATGATATTGTGAGCATGATTAAAAAATATATCAGGACAAAATATTTTTTCTTCATATATTCCTACTATTTGGAGGGCTTCAAATTTAACAAAATTATAAGCCTGTACCTGTTCATTAAATTTTAATAACCATTCACCGGTTTTTCAAATGAAATGTTAACTTTGTCAGGTGTTCCAAACAAATATCTTTTATCATGAATACTAAATTATTCACTCCCCGGTTTTTTTATATCATAGCTGTTATACTTCTTGCAGCTATAGCCCGTCTTATCCCTCACTGGCCAAACTTCACTCCTATTGCAGCCATAGCTTTATTTGGAGGTACTTATCTTGGGAAAAAATATCTGTCGTTTGTTGTTCCTCTGGCAGCGATGTTCCTAAGCGATGCCATAATAGGTTTTCATGGGACCATGGTACCTGTTTATGTCAGTTTTGCTTTCATTGTCATGATAGGTTTCATTCTGAGCAGGAAGATCACACTCAGCACAGTCTTAGCGGCTTCATTAGGATCTTCGGTACTGTTCTTCCTGATCACAAACTTTGGTGCATGGATAGGCAGTCCCCTATATCCGCAGACTTTCCAGGGCCTTATACAAAGTTACATAGCAGGGCTGGCCTTTTTCAATAATGGAAATAATGGCATTTCCTTTTTCCTGAACGAAGTTGCCGGAAGTCTGTTTTATAATGGTATTCTTTTCGGGAGCTTTTATTTTGTCAGTACAAGGTTTCCTGTTTTTGCCCGGAATGCATGATAAAAGGGATGACATCCCTTTTCAACTATTCAAACAACTCCTCATCCCGTTCGAGCAGAAGAATTGAATATTGCGGCACAAGAAAATATTTTTCCTCGTTATAAACGATCTCTATTGCGCCTTTCTGCAGAAAGATAGCCTTATCTCCCACTTTTGCCTGCAGTGGGATATATTTTATCTTCTCGCCGGCTTTTTTCCACGGTTCATCTATATCTTCACCAGTTGGTATTGGATAGCCAGGACCGACCTTAATCACATAACCCGTATGTATCTCTTCTTTTTCCTTATAGCCCGGAGGGAGGAAAAGCCCACCCTTGGATTTATCTGACAATTGCACCGGCCTGATGAGAACCCTGTCGCCAACGACGATAAGCTTTTCGGGAGAATCCTTTAGCGAGTTATTCACAGTCATGTCATTTGAAGTATTGAACATCTTTTGCAAATGTACTAATAAGTCCGGGCTATAAATTCCGGAGTATTTGAAAAATTATGGATACTTTTGTACAAAACAATGCGAAATGAAATTTTTCTTCTTCAAAACGCCAAAGCCAAAACAATTTGAATTTAAGACAAGGTACTATGATGCGGAGAAAGACGAGATGGAGCAGCGCAAGCGGAAAATGATGGCGGGAGGCATGAGCAACAGGGAGGCAGGCATGCGTGATGAGATCCGCAGAAGGTGGCACAATGAGGGCCGCAGATCAAAAAAAAGGTCCGACATGCAGCGCCTGGTCATTTTCCTCGTGATTCTCGCTGTTTTGATATATTTTATTTTTTTCACGTAAGAAGCTTAGACAATGATCAATAATGGTTTGGGGGTGATTTTGGAGTTAGGGATTTGGAATATAAACGCGTATGCCGGATATCATACATTTATTACCTGATTCGGTTGCTAACCAGATAGCTGCAGGGGAGGTCATTCAGCGGCCGGCATCAGCCATTAAGGAGCTGATGGAGAATTCCATTGATGCCGGCGCCTCCAGAGTAAATGTTATCGTCAAATCTTCCGGAAAGATATTATTAGAAGTCATTGATGATGGTTGTGGCATGAGTGAGACCGATGCCCGGCTGAGTTTCGAGCGGCATTCCACGTCGAAAATATCGAATGCAAAGGATCTCATGTCTGTACGTACACTTGGATTTCGCGGAGAAGCGCTGGCATCCGTTGCGGCTGTTGCCCAAGTAGAATTAAAAACCAAGCGTGTGGAAGATGACCTTGGAACATGTATTGAAATTGAGGGGTCAAAGGTTAAAAACCAATACCCTTGTTCATGTCAGAACGGCACTTCCATAGCCGTCAAAAACCTCTTCTTCAATGTACCGGCCAGGCGTAACTTCCTGAAATCGGATCCAGCCGAAATGCGGCATATTATTGAAGAATTCCAGCGTGTTGCCCTTATCCACCCGGATATTGCATTTACACTGCACCATAATAACCAATTAGTCTTCCAACTGGATAAAACACATCCTAAAGGACGGATTGCAGGTATT is part of the Bacteroidota bacterium genome and harbors:
- a CDS encoding cysteine synthase family protein, which translates into the protein MNYKQAKNIKGLASLIGNTPLLAIEFKYKGEDRIIYAKAENHNMTGSIKDRMAFYILQQAYNKGLLQPGDRIIEATSGNTGISFSAIGRALGHPVTIFMPDWMSKERINLIRSFGAQINLVSKAEGGFLGSISRAEELAVSEGHAFLPQQFSNADNIKAHYMTTGPEIWWQIRYRNIIPDAFIAGVGTGGTIMGAGRYLKEMNPQIKLHPLEPASSPTLSTGHKVGKHRIQGISDEFIPAIVNLKELDEVVAVDDGDSIIMAQKLAVMGLGVGISSGANFIGALKIQNELGKNAVVVTVFADDNKKYLSTDLFMDEPIKDNLLSPHVQLLGFRSFKRICYTCCDPIDCIEANFPDPEFKYPLPYCPRRASSNEEVKKSERMD
- a CDS encoding tetratricopeptide repeat protein, which encodes MEWICSCFFENDERVKTCKQCGNLKPLNPNDLSLNYPNLSVNDRQGYWYLLSAYNHYAQFEVIKNEIEDAKKLKPSSGTQQLAQYESIINSIKASFDISYNQCLELLNLSNAFSGTIQITIPEKEMTFTNKILKAKSYYQKGFIYYLLNRFNEAIESLKLSLEISKQQITLFLIARCYEMIPLQMSSWSSSAKQAEAIKKHQEPAIEYYTKAFESNPFTECGLESGIKLMEKYLIKDLKP
- a CDS encoding type I restriction endonuclease, which gives rise to MDFKDQLKQLADRVEKLRDLTFTEEATKNAFIMPFIQALGYDVFNPQEVIPEFISDIGIKKGEKVDYAIMSGGHPIILIECKYWKDELDVHNTQLLRYFNVTRAKFAILTNGIIYRFYTDLDQSNMMDEKPFLDINILEIKDSQVEELKKFHKSYFNIDNIVNTASFLKYSNEIKNLLTNEFRQPSEQFIRYMIAKVYDGKATTKVIGLFTEITKNSCQQFISDIITERLKTALIKEKESGKQEEEKLIIEQPKENLIETTEEEIEGYYIIKSILRQSIDPSRIFYRDFQRFFSILIDNSIRNTVCRLYLTKNSKQIAFIDENKKEVKSEMTSLDDIYKYSDQLITIAKTFIKD
- a CDS encoding retropepsin-like aspartic protease, with translation MINTFHFGGLQQVEKDGKKVLRPLPPHVILQNGGPIIPVIITHPKSVADQLIIDGKPVPAIQVRALIDTGAFGCVITPDIAQQLNLVQTGFQKVTSVNNEESQPAYFARLQFNWGKGKDVQVVCCPLKGPFDVLIGRDILIHWNFIYNGKDGFIIICD
- a CDS encoding DUF5678 domain-containing protein, with protein sequence MSNENLTKNQEFVNKNLEKLLNLYKNKYILVYKQEVVGSFDTYEVAAEEGIKAYGIDGSFLVHYVTETNPVNFISAAIL
- a CDS encoding lysophospholipase, whose product is MVNQLTFTFKDHTGLDIYCYKWHIVTAGAPRAIIQISHGMMEHAGRYASFAEFLVRNGYIVYANDHPGHGRTARKPEELGYFEGKKGWSQVIENMHTLAAIIKKENPDIPVFLFGHSMGSLLSRYYIFSNQDKIDGLILSGTNYSPKILTLLGTGLAAVTRVLCGKHHRDYLINYLAYKQFNRHFKPSETDFDWLSCDKESVRRYVHDNLCGYPSTSAFYSGLFYGMREIIKRKNISRIPKDLPVFILSGASDPVGDFTKGVLKVRDLYSQAGLINLTLKIYSDGRHEMLNELNKEDVYHDVMMWIEKQL
- a CDS encoding HD domain-containing protein produces the protein MTSFEIFDKYYPEGSEARKYLYIHSIRVMEAALLIAEMNAHMNPDHEVIRSSALLHDIGIFMTDAPDIGCRGTYPYIAHGFLGREILEKEGLKKIAPVCERHIGVGISKQDILKNDLPLPHRNMLPVTVEEKIVCYADKFFSKSATDLTHPKPIEKIRTSLLKYGEDKWMRFEEMMTMFGVNYLYNDL
- a CDS encoding amidohydrolase — encoded protein: MKKKYFVLIYFLIMLTISCSHRERSDLIIFNAHVCTLDDKAPFAESFAVINGKIAASGSNKEILKKFTSDQMIDAKEKYIFPGFIDGHCHFYGYGIDVLTMTNLRGTGSFQEILDILKKHHQNSTGGWIRGRGWDQNVWTVKQFPDKTGLDSVFPNIPVLITRVDGHAALANSEALKRAGIIPDTRVNDGTVEILNGQLTGILTDNAIDLVTKVIPETNRQTEIDALKTAQNDCFKYGLTMVADAGLSNRVINLIDSLQQAGIVKMRIDAMMEPSDENVAQFMDKGVYKTERLRVGSVKLYADGALGSRGAVLLEPYSDQPDSHGLMIESPAYYKTMCEKAYAANYQVNTHAIGDSGVRCMLHVYADILMGPNDRRWRIEHAQVVKKEDFKLFGQYHIIPSIQATHATSDMYWAEDRLGKDRIKGAYAYHDLLAQNGWLVNGTDFPVENINPLFTFYAAVTRKDLKGYPPGGFQPENALTREEALKSMTIWAAKGSFMENETGSIIEGKCADFVILDKDIMTIPEAEIPSVRVIKTFVNGELVFDEGWEK
- a CDS encoding co-chaperone GroES family protein: MFNTSNDMTVNNSLKDSPEKLIVVGDRVLIRPVQLSDKSKGGLFLPPGYKEKEEIHTGYVIKVGPGYPIPTGEDIDEPWKKAGEKIKYIPLQAKVGDKAIFLQKGAIEIVYNEEKYFLVPQYSILLLERDEELFE